ATTTATGTAGAAGCATGTCGCTCCTAAGAACCCTGTTTGTTTGGGTTTTTGCTTCTCCTTCTGTAGCGTTTTGGCTTTGGGGTCTAAGTGGTTGTGATATCTTATCCATTCATATGTGCTTTGGGGTCTGTACCGGAGGGCATTCAATGCTATATACATTGGTGTAGAAGCATGTCGCTCCTAAGAACCCTGTTTGTTTGGGTTTTTGCTTCTCCTTTTGCAGCTCTTCTAGTTTGGCAAAAAAACTCCGAAATAGGTGCCTTTTGCTTCGGCACTTGGGCATTGAACATTACGAATATCAAGACTAAACTAAGGAAGAGGAGTTTAAATACACTCATGAGCCCATCATTGGAGATCACAGGTCCAATAGTGGAGAAAACCCCGCCATTGACATGAGCATACTGGTAGTCGCTAGACCTTTTAGTGGAGGTGTCTAATCGATCGTTGGTAGTAGGGTAGTGTATCTTGGAAAACTGTATCTTGGAAAACTCACAAAATTGCAGTAACTCTCTTGTTTACTGATTAAAGTGTTTGAAAATATTTGGATAAACCTTCAAACATGATATTGAGAATAGGAGATTAAATTGAAGAAATCATTGTTAACAATGGCAAAGCATCATGTGGGCGTGGAACGAAACAAAGGGATATTTACTTTGATGCTCTAAAAGCTAGTGAATGTACCTTGAGTCCAAATTGTAACGACTCTCATGTTTAATGATGATTGAGGTGTTCAGAAGTATTTTTTGAATACATCCCCAAACATAACATGTTTGGAACTTAAGTGAATAAAATGGAAAAAAGAATCTTTTTGTGTGTATTAAGGTGGGTGGGGGGTTATTGTAGGTTAGTGTATTTCACCTAATTTTGCAACGCATACATCGTACTCGGCATCTCCTCAAACTGACGGCAAGTTACACCAATATCATGTTGAAGTTAGACCATCTTGCTGACTTAAAAATTTGACAATATTTTGTGATGTATGCTGAATCAAACCTCACTCAAAATAGTAGCGAATGGTTGAATTGTTGAAGATGGCGACATTAGGGAGACAAAAAAAGGGGGTTATTGTAGGTTAGTGTATTTCACCTAATTTTGCAACGCATACATCGTACTCGGCATCTCCTCAAACTGACGGCAAGTTACACCAATATCATGTTGAAGTTAGACCATCTTGCTGACTTAAAAATTTGACAATATTTTGTGATGTATGCTGAATCAAACCTCACTCAAAATAGTAGCGAATGGTTGAATTGTTGAAGATGGCGACATTAGGGAGACAAAAAAAGGAGGTTGCGGTGAGCGTGGATCGAACACGCGACCTTCAGATCTTCAGTCTGACGCTCTCCCAACTGAGCTATCCCCGCTTGTTGTTTTTGCATTTAGTTTCCTGTATTTATCGTGGGTTGCTGACCCACTTCATATTTGACTCTATATCTATACTAACGCTCTTCAAATTTTGCTGctcactagtggttggggcgcaccCTTGGTGCGCCGCCTGAGAAAAAGTTGGGGCGGTACCAGGTTGGATGTGCCCCTTACACTGTCTTTTTTATTCTTTGGGTTAGTCTTCTGGATACAAGCTTTATTAGTGTTGCATACTGTATTTGTGTGAGAGCACAAAATAGTAATATGAAAGCAGTCACAGGTGCAAGTTGTTGACTGGAGCAGTGTAAACAGTGACAACATAGATACTAACAGCGATAATATGGACACTAAGATCAGTGATAACAAAAGACAATAGTAATTCAAAAGGAACTGATGACAGGTTTCAAAAGTAGAGCATCATACGGCACGCAGTGGTAATCTAACACGTAGTTCCCGTGCGGCAACTACCCAGTCAGCGACGACCAAGTGGATTGTCAGTGACAACATGGGCATAGGTGCAGCCCGCCACCCCACCGCAGTCTTATGGTTGAATAACAGAAAAATATGTTCTTTTGCAGAAAATCAGAAAAATACGTTGACAAAAGAAACAGAGGATGACAAAATGTTGGGCAATATCATACCCAGTGCAAAACCAAAGGAGAACCAGGCTCCCTAATGGAGGCAAAGGATAACATGTTGTCATCCTTGGAAGCCACCGAGAAGTTGAATGGGGCCGCCTTCATCCTCCGTTTCTCCTTGAAGTAATTGTTGTACCGTCCAGAGTACGAGCGTGGTGTCAAAAGTTCGGGTGTGGCACTGTCAGCCAACACCCGGTGGGGCATCGAAGTCATGATTATGGCCACTGGTCCTCCTGTTAAAACTGCTTGTCTTCCTTGGAACAGACTTGGACCCAAAGATCATCTCATTCTCTTTACGCAATAGATTGTGCAGATTCTTCTGGTCCTTTGGTAAGAGTCAGTGAACAAGACTGATACTTCTGTTGTGAGTGTAGTGCTTGAGGATGTGGAATTTATACCCGGTATCGTCTCTTATCTTCCTCTTTCTGTACTCTCCTAAGTTTTTGCTCTTCCAAAATGGCAACCATATGAACCTTTGCATGAAAATTCAATGCATTGGATCTAGTGTGCTTGATTTCTGGTAATCATGGTGAGCTAGTTCAGTGACTTATTGCGTCATATAGAAATGGTGTATTGCTTTCATCCTCCCAGGCAAATGTCTTGTCTATCAAGTTGTCAATCATAGCTGCACAAATATAGCTTCTGATCATATTACGTACCAAATGAGCGACTGAGTGACCAACAGAACAAACGAAGATCACAGTTGATCTTTTTGAAAAAATAGGAAGTATATTGCGCTTATGAATGATGGAGCACGGTTACTTAAAAAATATTATACGGAAATCACTACAGTGTCCAAATGAAGAAACGAAGACTCACTTGGAATCTTCTGAACAAAGTACCCCTGCTTTCTCTACACGCTTGAGATTCAAATGGGCACCCCCGCCTATACCTGTTATCATCCTGCAGTAGGGCATATGCAAACATTAAATAGGGCATTACCTAAATCATAGCTTGGCAGCTAAATTGAATATTTAGTACAAGCATGCCAATATAGAGAAGAAAATGCGGAAATCATATTAAGCTGATGGACCATGTGCTAGCATATTTTCATGAAAATAAACATGATTGATTATATTCCTCAAGCCAAGACTCTTCATCACAGGCCGATAGCCATTTGTTTACTCTCTTCATGATAACTTTCTTTGTTACGGATTCATCCTTTGCTTTTGTAATTTGTGCTTCAATGTTGGAAAGAAGTTTGCAAGGATCCACTATACCTGTAAGTGAGAAGGTTCTAGGATGGTTCAAGATATTCAGCAGGGGCACTTTTACAATTGTAGGTGCGAGAGAAAGAGATCAGCGCCATAAATACCAGTCAATTAGAGCAACAATCTTCTCTATGGCTCACTATATTATTTTCAGGCTAACGGATACTGTACTCAAATTTCCTATTCCACAACAAACATTTAAATTTCAGCAACCAGAAGGAAGTCTAATAAACAACTAATGCACTATTATTTTGGAGGAACACAAGTAAATGGGAATAAACTCTAAAAAGTAGACCGTATTTTAGGATACCATGAAACAAAAAATGTTCCAAGTAATACCAGATCATATTCATGGATAATTCACCTTTTATTTCTTGGGTTTAACACAAAGTATATCCACGTAAGAGACAATTATTTGATAAGAAAATCCATTTGAGAAAATATAAAGTGCAGCTTGCATTTGACAAAAAGCCAGGCATATTCCTACAAAATGACCAGATTTAAGCATAGAAATGATAACTATATCATAcacaatgttgaggatatcgcttatcgttatcgTCTTGGTCAGCTAGGGATTAGATAAATGGCAAAGATAAGGCATGATCTTATCGGTCACCCCCGATTAGCGATAAATCGGAAGATTTCTTGAACAGTGATCATACATGACTCCTGACCACCAGACCATTACACAACTCATAATGGCAGACATAGCGCTGAACTTCACACTGGTAAAGCACAAGCACATCAAAGGTTTCCAGTAAAAGCTAATAGGCACATAAGACCCAAGAAATGTTTAGAAGCATTAGCATTTAGCACATATGGGATTTAGTAAACAAATTATCTCAGATTTTGGAGAAAATCAAGGAGAGCACGGATATGTAGCCCCTGACTTCCCAGTCGCCTTGTCCTTGGAGAAGGTGCAGCTCAGGACGGGTGATGAAGAGGGCACGAGCGTTGTGTTCAAAACAAGATTGAACTTACAGAATACCACTATACCACATGGTATTTGGTTTGATCACCCAAAACAAAACATAAAAATAGCAATTTCGGATCTATAGGAATTAGATTagaaattgctatttttttgttatgttgtcagttacggaccatttccaaaaaaaaatgtGTGTAGTGCTCTTAAGTAGATTTCACCTGTAGGTCATCTTTGATACTTAATGTTACCTGTAAATCAATTTAGTGCTATCTTAAGTAAACTGATGGCAAATGTTGCCATACGGTTCTTTTTGATTACTTTTGTAGATACAGTGATTACCCATGCTGAACAGAGGCTCTATTTAGTAGATCTGTTATTTAGTTTCAAATGTCAATATGAACAGAGTAGCTATCGATCCGCAAATACATGATCTCGGAGTAATTATCCTCCCACCAAACAAACTAAGAAAGTCTGGCTTGTTCGACGAAAAAACAATACTAAAGATTCCACGTCAAAACAAATCATGGTTAGTAATTCTAGAAATCAAACATCAACCGATACTGAACTGAACCCAAGTTTAGAAAAGTTGTTACCTAGTGTCAAATGTCACAATAATTTCCAACTACCGCACTTACCCAGCCATCCCATAGTTAATTAAACATATGAACAAAGTAAGGTACATGCACCCACGGCGCCACCGCCGCGTGGTGGAGATGGATTCAGGATTCAGTGAGTTATTTACCTGCACGTCCTGCTGGTTGACGTCGAGGTGCTTTGGCGATAAGGAACCTGAAGCGGTAGGAGTCGAGGTTGGTGCCGCAGCCGATGACGCGGCTGGCCGAGAAGCTGGAGAGTCTCCAGGCGACGTAGGTGAGCACGTCGACGGGTGGAGACTACGAGAAGAAGCGCCTCCAGGGAGTGCTCGGCCACAGACGGCACGATCTTGCGATATAGGGGAACGTTCGTCTGCAGCAGGTTGAGCCTGTTCTCACCCGGGATCTGCCTAGCCCCGGCCGTGACGATGACGAGGTCGTAGTTCTTGGTGACGGCGGCGTCGGCGCCGGAGACGATGCAGACGCgtcggaggaaggcggcggcgtgcTGCAGGTCGAGGGGATAATCAGATAAACATGAAGATGTACACAAAGATTGTGTGCAAGAACACAAACAGGAAAAGGAACACTGAAGGAGAAAATTACTTGCAGGCTAGGCCAAATAAAAAGTCTAGTTTAATCTAATAATACACATAACAGGCACATTCAACAGAAAGATTCAGTTNNNNNNNNNNNNNNNNNNNNNNNNNNNNNNNNNNNNNNNNNNNNNNNNNNNNNNNNNNNNNNNNNNNNNNNNNNNNNNNNNNNNNNNNNNNNNNNNNNNNNNNNNNNNNNNNNNNNNNNNNNNNNNNNNNNNNNNNNNNNNNNNNNNNNNNNNNNNNNNNNNNNNNNNNNNNNNNNNNNNNNNNNNNNNNNNNNNNNNNNNNNNNNNNNNNNNNNNNNNNNNNNNNNNNNNNNNNNNNNNNNNNNNNNNGAACAAATATACTTTGAACTAACAACAAAAAAGCAACAGTGGCATACCTGAAACAATAGAGCTGTCCAATCTTGGCTCACTAATGATCCTGAGCAGACACACCAACGAATGGTTCAGGAATCAGGATTTGCACACTCCAAACCAGCATTCGAGCAACAAGGTATGACAAATTTAAATAGCACACACGTAAGATGAAGCTCCTTGATGACAGCGAGCTCATCGATTGGTGGCCTTCCCCATGGCGGAGAGGATGATGATGGGCGCCTCCTCGGGGAAGCTGAGGATGAGGTCGGCCACATCCCGGATCCGTGCGGCCGACGACAGCGACGACCCGCCGAACTTCATCACGACAGTGAACCCCGCCACTGTCCCGGCCCCATCCGCCGCCTCGCCCTTCTCGAGAGTTACCGCCGTCGCGGTGTGCCGCTGCTGGCACTACAGCGAGGAGCcagtggtggcggcagcggatcTCAGGGGCAGGGATTGGTGGAGGAGTGCTGGCTGGCGTGGGGAGGCCCGGCGCCACACACGACACACCGAGGCACGAGGACGGCAGCATGAGCTGACGTCAACCCTTGTCCccaaccgagagagagagagagatttgtggCAGAGGTTGGGTGCGTCCGAAGAGAAAGGATGGGAGAGGTGAAGCCGAGCCCCCCATGGCATCCCCTTCTCACCGCCTCCTCTACATGTCCAGCGCTCGTTGTTGCCCAGCCGACGAGCCTCGCTTTCCCTCGACCAAGGCGCTCCCTCTGCCTGTCCGGCGCTCGCCCTCAACCGCCGACCCCGCCCACATCCGTCCCTCCCCGCGCTTCCTTCAACCCTTGCTGCTTCCGCCCGCAGCCGCCGCGCCTGCCTCGTCCCGATCGCCGCCATGGGAGATGATTTGCTGTGGTGACGAGGAAAGGAGGACGGAGGCGCAGCTGTGTTAACGAGGGATAGATGAGGAGGGGGGTGCGAAAGGGGAAAAGGAGGAGGCGTGGAGATGTGGGTGTGCTTGCCTTCGAGGGGAAGGAACGAGTGTGCGACAAAATCGACACAGTACATCGCGAATACCTCCTGCACACGTGGACTGCGCGAGCGAGCGCCCATGCTGCACACGTTAATGTGTTTAATAAGGCCCCAAAATCTCCACGTCGCAGCGATCAGTAAATGTTCATCAGTATTATTACGCATCTCTTAGAACTCGTAGCATGACATCTTTTTATGCGTACTTGATGATGTTCTTTCTTTACATTACGTGGAACAATCGTAAAAGTCCAGAACAAACGCGCGCAGTTTAATTAGGCAGTAGTACATACGAGTACTACGGAATAGCCCGTTGGCTCATTAGCAAATTGTTCAATGAACCTCCGAATTTTCTTCCGGGGGAAAGGCTTTGCAATACTAACCTAACCTCCAAGAACCAGCCCGAGAATGAAGAGCTCAACTCACTTTCGTCCGTCTTTGGGCGGTGGCCATCAGCTTCAGATTGCGCTCCCCGTGGGCGGGGTGGGAGATCTCCGCAGGATGTGGCAAGGTGTTAGCGGTATTTTCCTTTTTTTGGAGCCGGACTTCTAAAACTGTTTGTATATGCAGGCGCAACCTGTTTTTTAAATATTAATTGCAAAGAAGTGAATTTGATGGTATTATTTTTCGAAACGGAGGTAAAAGTTttgcctcgtcgattaattaagaagaagagaattgcccagttaattatggAAACCGGGCAAAAATCAATACAAATACGCTACATGTGAACTACTCACAAAGTATGGTACACCACAACCGCACGATCGATCCAATAAACATAACCAACGCACAACAACAAACTCTCACACTTTTAAAACACAATGGAACACCCAACAGGAACACCTCGACTCAAGACAACGGACACCACCATGGGGACGGTCGAAGACATTTGAGATCATCCATTTAAGCAGCGGCGGACGCCTTTCCTACGGCGCCACACTTCTTGCCTATGCTCCTAAGAGCTTTTTCCACCTTCTCGATTTTGCCCGTTGTAGCCTTGTTCGTCAGGATGCAAGCAATCGCCTTGCCAGATCCGGGGCTAGCCACTTCCAAACTAGCAAGCAAGTCATAGATCTCTTTCGCAAATAGAGCCTCAGAATTAGTTGTCGACACATTTGCTATATCAACCTCATCACCCACAAACACCACTTGCCCAATGTTCTTCTCAGGTTTCTCCTTCATCACGCCAGTAACAGTCTTGCTAGACACAGGGTGATCAGACGCCCATTTGTCAAAGAAATTGTAGAACTCATTGTAGTTTTTGGTGTAATTCTCATCAACTAAGAAATTGCCACTAGCACGCACCAAGACAACGGCCGCATCAACCTCCTTAACTTCAGGCGTCACCGACCTGGTGGGTTCAGTCATAGGCAAGGTGGAAAGATTCTCATCACAGAAACTCGCACGAGCCTCTGCAAGACCCAAGTCCAAGATGGGAACACCATCCATCACCTTCGTTGGCACTTGGCTAAGCTCCAAGGTGGTTGGAGCAGGAGCCACATGCACCAACAATTCCCCATGTAGCGGGGAAATTGGTTCCTCACACATCCCTTGAAGCTCGGGCATGGTCTGCATCACCGGGGCCAAGACCACGGAAGTGGCCTCTCCCACGGAGTCAACATGAGCGGTGGGTAGAGCATGAAGTGATGACGAACTGGCTTTGGAACGAGGCGAAAAGCAACCATAGAGCTCCATATCACTCCCATCAACAACTCCAACATCAAGATGAACCATAGGAGACGATGCAGGGGCGGTTTGCTTCGCAATCAAAGCAATAGAGAGCCTGTCTAGAACAACTTCCGCACACTCCATAAAGCTCCCAAACCGAAGCAGCCAACCTTGCATTGATTCGGCGACATCACGTAGAGGTTGCACCGCCTCCTTCAGCTGAAGCGACGCCAAGCCTTGCAGTTCAGAGTGCAATAACTCGGCTTGCGCTGCAAAACTAGGCTGCTGGGTTGCAAAACTCGAGGACGCCGAGATAGTGGGGGCAGAAGCAACAATTGCTGCCCAGAAATGACGCTGAATTCCTTTGGAATGGGCATGTTTTGGAGCAGGAGCTTGGGCTTGAAAATGCTGAGTGACGAGGCGGTGTGGTGACGATATGGCAGAGGTTGCCAACAGGCTGAGTGGGCGCCAAGCATTGCGACATCCACGCGCACGATGaccatgttgggtttcgtagtaatttcaaaaaatttcctacgcacacgcaagatcatgtgatgcatagcaacgagaggggagagtgttgtctacgtacccacggagaccgactgcggaagcattgacgcaatgtagaggaagtagtcgtacgtcttcacgatccaaccgatcaagcaccgaaactacggcacctccgagttcgagcacacgttcagctcgatgacgatccccggactccgatccagcaaagtgtcggggaagagttccgtcagcacgacggcgtggtgacgatcttgatgcactacagcagcagggcttcgcctaaactccgctacagtattatcgaggaatatggtggctgggggcaccgcacacggctaaggaatagatcacgtggatcaacttgtgtgttctagggcgcctctacctcagtatataaaggactagaaggggggagggctggccggcgataggaggcgcgccaggagagtcctactccctctgggagtaggattcccccccaatcctagttggaataggattccttgaggggggaaagagagagagggggccggccacctctcctagtcctaataggactaggggaaggggggaggcgcacagccaccttgggctgcccctttctcctttccactaaagcccactaaggcccatatagctcccggggggttccggtaacctcctggtactccggtaaaatcccgatttcacccggaacacttccgatatccaaacataggcttccaatatatcaatctttacgtctcgaccatttcgatactcctcgtcatgtccgtgatcacatccgggactccgaacaatcttcggtacatcaaaatgcataaactcataatataactgtcatcgtaaccttaagcgtgcggaccctacgggttcgagaacaatgtagacatgaccgagacacgtctccggtcaataaccaatagcgggacctggatgcccatattggctcctacatattctacgaagatctttatcggtcagaccgcataacaacatacgttgttccctttgtcatcgatatgttacttgctcgagattcgatcgtcggtatccaatacctagctcaatctcgttaccggcaagtctctttactcgttccgtaatacatcatctcacaactaacatattagttgtaatgcttgcaaggcttatgtgatgtgcattaccgagagggcccagagatacctctccgacattcagagtgacaaatcctaatctcgaaatacgccaacccaacatgtacctttggagacacctatagagctcctttataatcacccagttacgttgtgacgtttggtagcacacaaagtgttcctccggaaaaccggagttgcataatctcatagtcataggaacatgtataagtcatgaagaaaagcaaatagcaacatactaaacgatcgggtgctaagctaatggaatgggtcatgtcaatcagatcattcaactaatgatgtgacctcgttaatcaaataacaactctttgttcatggttaggaaacgtaaccatctttgattaacgagctagtcaagtagaggcatactagtgacactctgtttgtctatgtattcacacatgtattatgtttccggttaatacaattctagcatgaataataaacatttatcatgatataaggaaataaataataactttattattgcctctagggcatattttcttcagtctcccacttgcactagagtcaataatctagttcacatcgctatgtgattaacaccaatagttcacatctttatgtgattggttcacatctgcatgtgactaacacccaaagggtttactagattcaataatctagttcacatcgctatgtgattaacacccaaagagtgatcatgttttgcttgtgagagaaatttagtcaacgggcctgccatattcagatccgtatgtattttgcaaaattctatgtctacaatgctctgcacggagctactctagctaattgctcccactttcaatatgtatccagattgagatttagaattatctggatcagtgtcaaaaacttgcatcgacgtaaccctttacgacgaacctttttgtcacgtccataatcgagaaacatatccttatttcactaaggataattctgaccgctgtccagtgatctactcctagatcactattgtattcccttgccaaatcagtgcagggtatacaatagatctggtacacagcatgacatactttatagaacctatagctaaggcatagggaatgactttcattctctttctatcttctgccgtggtcgggctttgagtcttactcaacttcacaccttgtaatacaggcaagaactctttctttgactgctccattttgaactacttcaaaatcttgtcaaggtatgtactcattaaaaaaacttatcaagcgtcttgatctatctctatagatcttgaagctcaatatgtaagcagctttaccgaagtctttctttgaaaaactcctttcaaacactcctttatgctttgcagaataattctacattatttccgatcaacaatatatcatacacatatacttatcagaaatgatgtagtgctcccactcactttcttgtaaatacaggcttcaccgcaagtctgtataaaactatatgccttgatcaacttatcaaagcgtatattccaactccgagattcttgcaccagtccatagatggatcgctggagcttgcatatttagttaacacctttaggatcgacaaaactttctagttgcatcgtatacaactcttctttagtaaatccattaaggaatgcagttttatttatccatttgccagatttcataaaatgcggcaattgctaacatgattcggacaaacttaagcatagatacgagtgagaaaatctcatcgtagtcaacaccttgaacttgtcgaaaacctttttgcgacaattctagctttgtagatagtaacactactatcagcgtccgtcttcctcttgaagatccatttattctcaattgcttgccgatcagtgggcaagtcaaccaaagtccatactttgttctcatacatggatcatatctcagatttcatggcctcaaaccatttcgcggaatctgggctcatcatcgcttcctcatagttcgcaagttcgtcatggtctagtaacatgactttcagaacaggattaccgtaccactctggtgcggatcttactctggtttacctacgagatttggtagtaacttgatctgaagttacatgatcatcatcattagcttcctcactaattggtgtagtagtcacaggaacagatttctgtgatgaactactttccaataagggagcaggtacatttacctcatcaagttctactttcctcccactcacttctttcgagagaaactccttctctagaaaaactccgaatttagcaacaaaagtcttgccttcggatttgtgatagaaggtgtacccaacagtctcctttgggtatcctatgaggacatatttctccgatttgggtttgagcttattaggatgaaactttttcatataagcatcacaaccccaaactttaagaaatgacaactttggtttcttgccaaaccacagttcagattgtgtcgtctcaacggacttagatggtgccctatttaatgtgaatgcagctgtctctaatgcataaccccaaaacgatagtggtagatcggtaagagacatcatagatcgcaccatatctaataaagtacggttatgatattcggacacaccattatgctgtggtgttccaggtggcatgagtttgtgaaactattccacattgttttaattgaagaccaaactcgtaactcaaatattctcctccacgatcagatcgtagaaactttattttcttgttacgatgattttcaacctcactctgaaattctttgaacttttcaaatgtttcagatttatgtttcattaagtagatatacccatatctgcttaagtcatctgtgaaggtgagaaaataacgatatccgccacgagcctcaatattcatcggaccacatacatcggtatgtatgatttccaacaaatttgttgctctctccatagtaccagagaacggttttttagtcatcttgcccatgaggcacggttcgcaagtaccaagtgattcataatcaagtggttccaaaagtccattagtatggagtttcttcatgcactttacaccgatatgacctaaacgacagtgccacaaataagttgcactatcattattaacttcacatcttttggtttcaatattatgaatatgtgtatcattaagatcgagatccaatgaactattttcattgggtgtgtaaccatataaggttttattcatgtaaacagaacaacaatttattcttttacttaaatgaataaccgtattacaataaacatgatcaaatcatattcatgctcaacgcaaacaccaaataacacttatttagattcaacactaatcccgaaagtataaggagtgtgcgatgatgatcatatcaatcttggaaccacttccaacaca
The sequence above is drawn from the Triticum aestivum cultivar Chinese Spring chromosome 7A, IWGSC CS RefSeq v2.1, whole genome shotgun sequence genome and encodes:
- the LOC123149284 gene encoding uncharacterized protein, which gives rise to MLPSSCLGVSCVAPGLPTPASTPPPIPAPEIRCRHHWLLAVVPAAAHRDGGNSREGRGGGWGRDSGGVHCRDEVRRVVAVVGRTDPGCGRPHPQLPRGGAHHHPLRHGEGHQSMSSLSSRSFILRSLVSQDWTALLFQHAAAFLRRVCIVSGADAAVTKNYDLVIVTAGARQIPGENRLNLLQTNVPLYRKIVPSVAEHSLEALLLVVSTRRRAHLRRLETLQLLGQPRHRLRHQPRLLPLQVPYRQSTSTSTSRTCRMITGIGGGAHLNLKRVEKAGVLCSEDSNYD